One Nicotiana tomentosiformis chromosome 1, ASM39032v3, whole genome shotgun sequence genomic window, TTTTTACAAAAAGAACATGGATAGTATACTCGTGTATGTATTAAATTCTCTCCCATTACTGCTCTGAATGGACTAAAGAGTCTAATTTTTTACAATAATTGTAAGCTTGATTCATATGccaatacttctgaaaattcccCTCTTTTTTGTACTTCTGTTCTATCACGAATATCATATTTTTTACAGGGATTTTTGAATCCTAGACCTTACATCTAAATAATGTTAATCAAACCTCTTCTGCCACTAAACTGTTCATTGTTATTAATGACATGAAAAACAGAAGTTTGCTACTAAACTGCCATTCTATTAAACAGGCATTTGTAAATGATAGTTCTAATAGAGCAAAATTTCTAACTACAAACAAGTATCTAAATCTTTTTAGTCCAAAAACTCTTAACAATTCTTAAAACTATAGCCTATGCACTTGCCTGGGCTTAAAGACTTCAGCAAGATCTTGACTCGGTTGGAGCATCATCAACAGCGCTTGGTGCTTTCCTTGCCTTAAGATCATCGACGTAATTCTGGTATAAGTAAGTCCCGAAGCCCCAAATTGCCATCAGCATGGCGATTATCTTCACACCATTCATCTTGTCATGGAGGATTACGACAGCAGCAATAGGGGTGATCGCCAAGGAAAGCGTACTGATAACATTAGAGAACAATGAGGACACCACGAAAACCAAGCCTACAACCCCAACTGAGCAAATCTGCCAAGCTATAGCTGTCCAAACCAGAGTCATCACATACGAAAGTTTTCCAGCAGTAAAACTACCCATTTCTCCCTGCAAAGTCTTCCATTCTCCACTAGCGAAAAGACCCACAATAGAGACACCGGTGGCTACAAGTGCTGTGTAAATTTGCATCTCCAGAACAACAGAAAATGTTTCTTTCTTTAAAACCTTTTGGAATGAAAGCTGCATAAGAGAAAGCAAGAGAGCGTACATAGCTGAAGCACCAAGAGTAGCTAGAAATCCAATGACATATTTCCACTTAGTTACGCCTGAAGGCATATCCGTATCATCGTTCACAGCAAGAAGAGCAGTAGATAAAGAAAGCACGACCACAGAATTCATGATCAATGCTGTGAACTTCTGACCGTTTAGGAAGAAAGAAAGGACTGCGCTGAAAATCAATTGCGTTGCACAAATAAGGGAATACGTAGAAGCAGAGAGATACAATAGTCCGATGGAATATAGCATGTTATCTCCTGCAACCATTGCACCAATTACGAAATAGACTACGCTAACTGTGATGAAAGAAGCTCGATTGGAGCCTTCTGAATCATTTTGAGGAGAAGTAATGAAAAGGTAAGGAATGAAAAGAACAGGAAAAGCAGCTGTTTGGACGAGAGTGGCCATCCATTTACTATTACCACCCTTGTCATAGTAAAATCGTCCCAAAATAACAGCAGCAGCTTGACCAGCAAGCAAGAAAATAATGTTGAGTGCCAATAGAAGCCAAAAGTGCAGACGGTTCAGCTTCGCCAGCGGATGCTGCCCATTTGAGGCACCATCTTTTCCCAAAATTGGTTGCTGATTATCTGCTGTTAGAACAAGAGGACATAATGAGAGTGGTATTCCCAAATACAAAGAACACAACCGATCATGTAACCAAAGACATAATACAAGAGAGGTTATAGATGGAACTTCTGAAAATAGCCATTGATTGCAAGTAGACAATTGTCCTCTCTCCTCTAATATCCCATATATAGTGTAACAGAAATatacctcaaattcatagtcTCTTTGTATCCAAATATCCTTTTAACAAGCACAAGCAATTATTAAGGACAACAATTGAGAAGTAATGCAAGAACAACAACTACTATTATGTCCCATTACCAAACAGAAGCAATCCAGCCTTTTCTTTAAATTTCTTGGGGGTGCTCATTACAGAGGAGGAGCCAGATTTATGGGCTCTAAACTTGCCATTGAACCCATAGCTCATCTTAGTTATTGGGTTCgctattaaatatttatatatttaataaatttctttatATAAATACCATGTCTAAGCAAAAGCTACTGGATTCATCCGAACCCGTACATATACTCTAGCTCCGCTCCTGGTGCTCAAATGTGATGACTTCGTGGACTAAGATGGATTACTGGATTAAAAATCTAGAGAAAGGACACATTATTTTTCATTAGCACTCAAAAACATCCTAGTGCAGTTCACAAAAAAGTGCTTTTAACTTCAGCTAAATTTTGACTCCAccatttaaaagaaaaagaaaataaagcttACCCCACAGCGACCTGAAGTGTATGATATAACAATAGCTCAGAGCTGAATATGTAAAAACTTACAGTCGTACTtgccaaaagggaaaaaaaaactATTTTATCATTTTCCCTTCTATTTTTACTGCTTAACCAAAAAAAAGATAAGATTTTTATCAAATTTATGGATGATACTCAAAGAGAATTACTGGAAATCAATTCTTTATTCATAATTAGGGAAACAAAAGTTATATGGATCCATTCGATCCGCTTATCACAACGCAACCCAAAATACTAAAACAACAGAGTGATCAGAAAATAAACAGAAAAATCATGCCACAGAAACCCAAAATTCCCTTTTCAATTTGAAACAACCCATTGACCATAAATAAACGAAAAACCCACGAAGTATAAACAAAAATTGAATAAGATTTTATGTGAACATACagaaaaaagatgaaaaagaGGACCTGTCATGGTggaaaaaaaggaagaaatttGGTCAAACGGCCACAGCTCAGCAGCCTTAAGTCTGAGAGAAGAACGGAACTTCAATAAAATACAAATAATTGACTGTTGCAAATTTAAAGGGCAAAACTTTTGGATGGAGGGTCTTCGACTAGATGGCCGAATGGCGAATTTACAAGTAGCACCCCCGGGACCCAAAACCAACCAGAACCCTCTACTTACCCCCTAAATATTACGTAAAACAAATtgttaaaaaaaggaaaagaacgtTGGAAATTGAAGGCATATTTCGAAGGGCCATCAAGATGACCATGAAGGGGAAAGAAAGCTGAGCTGGACATAGGTGAAATTGACGTGTGCCCACGTTTTAACCAATGGGAAGATGACACGTGGGGAAAGTATTTGGCCGACCCGTGAGGAATAATAAATGAGAACATCATAGTTTTGTGCACAATATGTTTTGACTACTTCTTAATTGGATTGGATAAAGGCGATTTGATTCACCATCAAATGAAAAAGGCCAAAAAAAACGAGAATGTATCGTGTTGCGTAACGTTTGTCAACTTGGATTTAGActcggtatatttggttgagtaaAGTAGAGGCTGATAAAGCTTGGCGTTTGGTGCAAAGACTAGTTATATAAACACTTATTATAAAAATTTACTGTATAATGACGGCAATAAATAAATAAGACTGAATTATGTGGTGAACAAGTAATAATTATGACACTCTAAAGTCAACGAGAAGTGTCACTAAGTAGTGTGTATATGTATACACGCACAGAAAAAAGAAACGCTCTGAATCCTATAAAACATAAAAATTGATCAAGAATCCTTACTACACCAAACGAGAAGCTATTCTTTAAAAGTATTAATGTCATTTGAGGTGCTTTGATAACAGTAACACACGTATTGATTTCAACTTTCACATGCTATCACACATAAAACAAGCACGAATTTTCACATAAGTTATGCA contains:
- the LOC104099001 gene encoding probable purine permease 11 isoform X1, yielding MTADNQQPILGKDGASNGQHPLAKLNRLHFWLLLALNIIFLLAGQAAAVILGRFYYDKGGNSKWMATLVQTAAFPVLFIPYLFITSPQNDSEGSNRASFITVSVVYFVIGAMVAGDNMLYSIGLLYLSASTYSLICATQLIFSAVLSFFLNGQKFTALIMNSVVVLSLSTALLAVNDDTDMPSGVTKWKYVIGFLATLGASAMYALLLSLMQLSFQKVLKKETFSVVLEMQIYTALVATGVSIVGLFASGEWKTLQGEMGSFTAGKLSYVMTLVWTAIAWQICSVGVVGLVFVVSSLFSNVISTLSLAITPIAAVVILHDKMNGVKIIAMLMAIWGFGTYLYQNYVDDLKARKAPSAVDDAPTESRSC
- the LOC104099001 gene encoding probable purine permease 11 isoform X2 — translated: MTDNQQPILGKDGASNGQHPLAKLNRLHFWLLLALNIIFLLAGQAAAVILGRFYYDKGGNSKWMATLVQTAAFPVLFIPYLFITSPQNDSEGSNRASFITVSVVYFVIGAMVAGDNMLYSIGLLYLSASTYSLICATQLIFSAVLSFFLNGQKFTALIMNSVVVLSLSTALLAVNDDTDMPSGVTKWKYVIGFLATLGASAMYALLLSLMQLSFQKVLKKETFSVVLEMQIYTALVATGVSIVGLFASGEWKTLQGEMGSFTAGKLSYVMTLVWTAIAWQICSVGVVGLVFVVSSLFSNVISTLSLAITPIAAVVILHDKMNGVKIIAMLMAIWGFGTYLYQNYVDDLKARKAPSAVDDAPTESRSC